The Elaeis guineensis isolate ETL-2024a chromosome 13, EG11, whole genome shotgun sequence genome includes a region encoding these proteins:
- the LOC105056252 gene encoding uncharacterized protein, translating to MGSLMAGWNTPVQDPKAVRYQRNRSLTRGEIDAYWKSKKKTEEEHLRELFGFVENNQEKNICQGSGEKLQRSSSLPLTDRRESSLNSIFKSDDEKNEKTNCWWTRSHWAFLNEPPVTAMEGPSYKYASQYHVANFGSSKAVGNSEISV from the exons ATGGGTTCTCTAATGGCAGGCTGGAACACTCCAGTTCAAGATCCTAAGGCTG TAAGATATCAGAGAAACAGATCACTTACTAGAGGAGAGATTGATGCATACTGGAAATCCAAGAAGAAGACTGAGGAAGAACATCTTAGGGAACTCTTTGGTTTCGTGGAGAATAATCAG GAGAAAAACATATGTCAAGGGTCTGGGGAAAAGCTACAGAGATCAAGCTCGCTGCCTCTGACTGACAGAAGGGAGAGCTCACTGAACAGTATCTTTAAATCAGATGATGAGAAGAACGAGAAGACAAATTGCTG GTGGACCAGGAGCCATTGGGCATTTCTGAATGAACCTCCTGTGACAGCCATGGAGGGCCCTTCCTACAAGTATGCTTCACAGTACCATGTCGCAAATTTTGGCAGCTCAAAAGCAGTCGGCAACTCAGAGATCAGTGTGTAA